A section of the Bombus fervidus isolate BK054 chromosome 9, iyBomFerv1, whole genome shotgun sequence genome encodes:
- the Mlc1 gene encoding myosin light chain alkali isoform X1: protein MADLSAKDVEKAEFAFSIYDADGSMTLDAVNLGDVLRALNLNPTNASIEKLGGTKKKGEKMLKLDEFLPIYSQCKKDKDQGCYEDFLECLKLYDKQENGTMMAAELSHTLLALGEKLTDAEVEEVLKDCMDPEDDEGFIPYDPFLRRLCEKDSE, encoded by the exons ATG GCAGACCTCAGTGCAAAGGACGTCGAAA AGGCAGAATTTGCCTTTTCCATTTACGATGCCGATGGCTCGATGACTCTCGATGCCGTCAACCTTGGTGACGTACTTCGGGCCCTCAACCTGAATCCTACAAACGCCAGCATAGAAAAACTTGGAGGAACGAAAAAGAAGGGCGAGAAGATGCTGAAGCTCGACGAATTCTTGCCGATTTACAGCCAGTGCAAAAAGGACAAGGATCAGGGATGCTACGAAGATTTTCTCGAATGTTTGAAACTATACGATAAACAGGAAAATGGAACTATGATGGCTGCTGAACTTTCACACACACTGCTTGCGCTCG GTGAGAAATTAACCGACGCGGAAGTAGAGGAAGTGCTGAAGGATTGTATGGACCCAGAAGATGATGAAGGTTTCATCCCCTATGACC CGTTCCTTCGTAGATTGTGCGAGAAAGACAGCGAATGA
- the Mlc1 gene encoding myosin light chain alkali isoform X3, with product MTLDAVNLGDVLRALNLNPTNASIEKLGGTKKKGEKMLKLDEFLPIYSQCKKDKDQGCYEDFLECLKLYDKQENGTMMAAELSHTLLALGEKLTDAEVEEVLKDCMDPEDDEGFIPYDPFLRRLCEKDSE from the exons ATGACTCTCGATGCCGTCAACCTTGGTGACGTACTTCGGGCCCTCAACCTGAATCCTACAAACGCCAGCATAGAAAAACTTGGAGGAACGAAAAAGAAGGGCGAGAAGATGCTGAAGCTCGACGAATTCTTGCCGATTTACAGCCAGTGCAAAAAGGACAAGGATCAGGGATGCTACGAAGATTTTCTCGAATGTTTGAAACTATACGATAAACAGGAAAATGGAACTATGATGGCTGCTGAACTTTCACACACACTGCTTGCGCTCG GTGAGAAATTAACCGACGCGGAAGTAGAGGAAGTGCTGAAGGATTGTATGGACCCAGAAGATGATGAAGGTTTCATCCCCTATGACC CGTTCCTTCGTAGATTGTGCGAGAAAGACAGCGAATGA
- the Mlc1 gene encoding myosin light chain alkali isoform X2 → MADLSAKDVEKAEFAFSIYDADGSMTLDAVNLGDVLRALNLNPTNASIEKLGGTKKKGEKMLKLDEFLPIYSQCKKDKDQGCYEDFLECLKLYDKQENGTMMAAELSHTLLALGEKLTDAEVEEVLKDCMDPEDDEGFIPYDPFLKKMMVLL, encoded by the exons ATG GCAGACCTCAGTGCAAAGGACGTCGAAA AGGCAGAATTTGCCTTTTCCATTTACGATGCCGATGGCTCGATGACTCTCGATGCCGTCAACCTTGGTGACGTACTTCGGGCCCTCAACCTGAATCCTACAAACGCCAGCATAGAAAAACTTGGAGGAACGAAAAAGAAGGGCGAGAAGATGCTGAAGCTCGACGAATTCTTGCCGATTTACAGCCAGTGCAAAAAGGACAAGGATCAGGGATGCTACGAAGATTTTCTCGAATGTTTGAAACTATACGATAAACAGGAAAATGGAACTATGATGGCTGCTGAACTTTCACACACACTGCTTGCGCTCG GTGAGAAATTAACCGACGCGGAAGTAGAGGAAGTGCTGAAGGATTGTATGGACCCAGAAGATGATGAAGGTTTCATCCCCTATGACC CATTCTTGAAGAAGATGATGGTGCTATTGTAA
- the LOC139990834 gene encoding uncharacterized protein — protein sequence MPQIMVEAFARSLIDKIMLEAFDVVDTNDQKLQILDHQQESADNQSQITRTMLQIQDRLSIDRNEPETTELIEKMVLGLRNLQIGDSTSVPYHISKLEKQVKHVVRNIENVSHAAEPTNFVEMHTTQGQGDVHQIMHDAVIETATDPTCTRLEKELENSNEATRVSINLLYQMIEELETKMEESEQRKEDVSETVSKEKIEVWEETEEQFIRSIESIDDPDQNDIDLIPENDVRSNVCDFAYEEITSSFVASSTPFTKNASLEDVTIEEIASSALSDQEEGRSLEDKTCSKTKKLTHNETQSEDQKRKGILSRTRKLLRTIFGRRKK from the exons ATGCCTCAAATTATGGTCGAAGCTTTTGCAAGAAGTTTAATCGACAAGATAATGTTGGAAGCTTTTGACGTGGTTGACACAAATGATC aaaaattgcaaattctgGATCATCAACAAGAATCTGCTGACAATCAATCGCAGATCACGCGAACAATGCTACAAATACAAGATCGTTTGAGCATAGATCGCAACGAACCGGAAACCACagaattaatagaaaagaTGGTGCTTGGTTTACGTAATCTGCAAATCGGAGATTCTACTTCCGTGCCCTACCACATATCGAAATTAGAAAAACAG GTAAAACACGTTGTACGCaacattgaaaatgtttcaCACGCAGCAGAGCCGACCAATTTTGTGGAAATGCACACGACTCAGGGTCAGGGTGATGTGCATCAAATAATGCACGATGCTGTTATCGAAACCGCAACAGATCCAACGTGCACTCGTCTGGAGAAGGAACTTGAAAACTCGAACGAAGCGACTAGAGTATCTATCAATTTACTTTACCAAATGATCGAGGAACTTGAAACGAAAATGGAAGAATCCGAGCAAAGGAAAGAAGATGTATCGGAAACTGTTAGCAAAGAAAAGATCGAGGTTTGGGAGGAAACGGAAGAACAGTTTATAAGGAGCATCGAAAGTATCGATGATCCTGATCAGAATGACATCGATCTTATTCCCGAGAACGACGTTAGGAGCAACGTATGCGATTTTGCATACGAAGAAATTACATCTTCGTTCGTCGCATCTTCAACGCCTTTCACGAAGAATGCCTCATTGGAGGACGTAACAATCGAGGAAATTGCGTCCTCGGCCCTATCTGATCAGGAGGAAGGTCGTTCGTTGGAAGATAAAACGTGCagtaaaacgaagaaattgaCTCACAATGAAACACAATCGGAAGATCAGAAGAGAAAGGGTATTTTAAGTAGAACGCGGAAATTATTGCGAACCATTTTTGGCCGTCGGAAGAAATGA